Below is a window of Dietzia timorensis DNA.
TCAGTGTGAGACTTGGTGGTGCCGCGGATGTCGCGGTGGTTGGATCCTTTCCATCCGGTGACTGGCTCTTACACTCGCTGCCGCTCGACTTCGGGCTGGCTTGCATGCGTATTGCCGTCGCCGGGTGGGATGGACCGGCCGGCGTGACTTGATAGGAGCGTGCAGCTGCCCCACTGAGCTTTGTCCGCCGACCGGCCCGACCGTTCGACCCCCACTCGAATACAAGGGAGGCAGAGACCATGGTGGTCCTGATCGGCGCTGACGTCCACAAGAATTCACACACCTTCGTCGCCGTCGACGCGGCGGGCAAGCAGATCGGGCAGATCACTGTCCGCGCGACCCATAGCGGTCATGAGAAGGCCTACCGGTGGGCCCGGAAGAGTTTCATCGAACAGGACCGCCGGTGGGGGCTGGAGGACTGCCGTCACCTCACCAGCCTCCTCGAGCGTGATCTCCTCGCCCACGGCGAGCCGGTGGTCAGGGTGCCGGCGAAGCTGATGGCCCGACAACGCGCCACAGCACGCACGCGTGGGAAGTCCGACCCGATCGACGCTCTCGCCGTCGCGCGGGCGATGGCCAGGGAGGAGGATCTGCCAGCCGCGTTCACCGATGAGCAGGCGCGGGAGATCAAGCTCGTGCTGGACCGTCGGGAGGATCTGGTCGCAGAGCGGACGCGGGTGATCAACCGTCTACGGTGGCACCTGCACGAGCTCGATCCCGAGGTCGACCCCGCTCCACGCGCACTAACCCATCGTCCTGCCCAGGAGCGGGTGCGGGAGGTGATCGAGGCCGGTGCGGGGATCGTCGCGGAGATCGCGGGCATGAATCTGACCGACCTCGAACGGCTCTGCTCCTTAATCGGCGAGCTCGATGCGCGCCTGCGGGCTATGGTGCGAAAGCAGGAGCCGGTACTGCTGGAGATCCCCGGATGCGCGGAGCTGTCGGCCGCGAAGATCATCGCCGAGACCGCCGGGATCGAGCGATTCGCCACGGAGTCGAAGTTCGCGATGTTCGCCGGCTGCGCACCGATCCCGGTCTGGTCGGGCAAGACAGAAGGCAGAGTCCGGTTGAACAGGGGCGGGAACCGGCAGCTGAACTGCGCGATCCACCGCATAGCGATCACCCAGACCCGCCTCGAAGGACCCGGCAAAGAGTACTACGAACGCCTCCGAGCAAAGGGCAAGACCGTCATGGAAGCCCTGCGCTGCCTTAAGAACCAGATCGCTCGCCGCATCTGACGCACCCTCACCCGAGTCCACGCCGAAACCCTCACCAACACCCCGATCCCACTGAACCCCACCCCAACGACTTGCGCCTCGCAAGCCGCTTGACATAGGAGATACGCATGTCCACTGCAAAGAAATCCTCGAAACGTGGCGACATTCTCATCGACCGGGTCTACGACGCCCGCAAAGGCGAAGGCGTGCCGGATGGCGCCGAGTGCTTCCTCGTCGACCGGCTGTGGCCTCGAGGGGTGGCCAAGGATTCGATCGAGCTCGACGGCTGGCCGAAGGAGCTCACGCCATCGAACGAACTGCGCAAGCGATTCCACGCCGGTGACCTCGATTGGCCGAACTTCTCGAAGGCTTACCGGAAGGAACTCGACGACTCCTTCGCCGAAGGCGATCTCGACGAGGCGTTGTCGACGCTGCGCTCGGCTCTGTCCGACGGCGATGTCGTTCTGCTCATCGCAGGGAAGGACACCGAACGCACCCACGCCAAGGTGCTGCGCGACTGGCTCGAGGGTGCGCTCTAGACGCGGAACCGCGCCGGACCGCGCTTACGGGAGTCGGTTGAGCAACACCAGCGCCGCATCGACCGCCTTCCAGCCCACCTTCCCGCCGCTGACCGCGGCGAGTGAACGCAAAGGGAACTCCCGCATGGCGGATTCGAGGAGCTGGTTGGATTCGCCCTTCGAACCCGCGCGGGAGGCGACCAACTTCAGCAGGCGCGGAAGCACAAGCCCGGCCAGCTTGGACCTCTGAAGCTCCGCGATCGTGCTGTCCCGGGTGAACGGACGGGCGGGGCGCGGCGTGGGAATCGGCCGGCCCAACAGCGCCGAGAAATCGGCATCGTCGTCCACGCCGAGGATGCGCTCGTCGGTCACGCCCTCCGGGGAATCGGATCCGGCGACGTCAACGCGGGCTTCCCATACGATGTCGGCGCTATCGCGGCCGACCTGCACCGTGACCTCGCCCGACGGGCACACCCAACGTTCCTGCCGCGGGCTATAGACGTGGAACGCGTCGGCGATGATCGCCACCTCGGCCGTGACCTCCTCGCCGGGTGCGGTGTCGACCGAGGCGAAGCCGGCGAGCACCCGGGCAGGCGCTGCGATATCGCGCGCATCGGCGAGATAGACCTGCACGCACTCACGGCGCGGGCGGCTTCCGGTATTGCAGATCTTCACGTTTACCGACGGGGTCGCGGTGTCCCACCGCTCGTCTGCCGGCGTGACCGACGTCGTGGACAGGGAGAAATCGGACCATTCGGCGGCGCCGTATCCGAGGCCGAAGCCGAACGGGAACCCGGCCGCCTTGCCCGACGTGGCGTGGTGGCGGTAGCCGACCGACAGCCCCTCTCGGTGCTGCACCTGGCGAATCGACCCGGGGAACCACGGATCGGCGCGGAGATCACTCAGGCGTTCCGGAACGAACTCGGCGAGCCGCCCCGACGGCTCGGCGTCGCCGAACAGGATGTTTACGATCGCGCGACCGCTGGCCTGCCCGCCGAGATACGCCTCGACGACCGCGGCCGGCGGCGTCGTCGAGACCCACTCGAGGTCGACCGGGGAGCCGTTGCACAGGAACACGATCGTGCGGGAATTTACCGAGGTGACGGCTTCGATGAGGTCGAGCTGCTGCTGCGGCAGCGCGAAGGATGTGCGGTCGACTCCTTCGCTTTCCGCGGCTGCGGGGAGCCCGGCCACGAGGACGACCGTTTCGCAGCCGCGTGCCACGGCGACGGCTTCGGCGAGCTTGCGCTCGTCGCGGGAACCTGGACGTGCGGCGTCATACCCGGGGGCGAAGAGGTGGGCGATATCGCGTTCGCCGAGCGCATCGCGCAGCGAGGTCAGCCGCGCGGAGTTGATACGTGAGCTGCCCGCGCCCTGGTAGCGCGGGGATTCGGCGAACTCGCCGATGACGCCGAGGGAGCCGTAATCGTCGATGGGGAGGATGCCGTCGTTGGCAAGGAGGACGGCGCCGCCTGCGGCGGCCTCGGCGGCGAGCGCGTCGTGTTCGGCGATGATTTCCGCGTCGATCCCAGTGTGCTCGACATATGTAGAGACTTTCGCGGCCAGTGATTCGAGGCGCGCGAGGGAGCGGTCGAGGGCGAAAGCGGTTGCCGCGTCGCGCTCGGAGTCGCGGAGGAGTTCGCCGGTGTTGAGTTCGGAGCCGGGCATCTCGAGGTCGAGGCCGGCCTTGAGCGCCTCTGCGCGGGGGCCGGTGGCCGCCCAGTCGCTCACGACCACGCCGTCGAAGCCCCACTCCTCGCGCAGGATCGTGGTGAGGAGCGTGCGGTTACACGAGGCGGTGGTGCCGTTGATGGAGTTGTAGCTGCACATCACCATCCACGGCTCACTCTCGCGCACCGCGATCTCGAATCCGCGGAGATAGAGTTCTCGGAGGGTGCGCTCGTCGAGTACGGCGTCGACCGAGTATCGGAACGATTCCTGGTTGTTGACGGCGAAATGCTTGAGCGTCGCGCCGATCCCGGTCGATTGGATGCCGCGGACGAGCGATGCGGCGAGGGTCCCGGAAACTAGCGGGTCCTCGGAAAGGTATTCGAAGTTTCGGCCGCACAGCGGGTGGCGCTTGATGTTCATCCCCGGTCCGAGGAGAACGTGCACGCCGAGCGCTGCAGCCTCGGCGCCGAGCGCTGCGCCGACGCGACCGAGCAGATCCCGGTCCCACGACGACGCGAGCGCCGAGGCCGTGGGGAAGCACGTGGCCGGATAGGCGTCATCCAGGTCGAGAGCGTCGCCGCCGCCGACCTGCCGACGCACCCCGTGCGGGCCGTCGGTCATGACGACACGCACTCCGTCCGGTCCGAGGGGCATGGTGTTCCAGAAGTTTTCCCCAGCCACCGTGCGGACACGGGACTCTGGGGTGGGGCGACCCGCAGTGCTCATGGCCCACGTCTACCACCTTTTGTCCCCGACCGCGTCAGTCAGTCGAGGGACGCGGCCAGCTCCGTGCCCTGCTTGATCGCGCGCTTGGCATCAAGCTCGGCGGCGACGTCGGCCCCGCCGATGATCGAGGTGTTCACCCCGGCGCGGGTCAGCGGGTCGACGAGCTCGCGAACCGACTCCTGCCCGGCGCAGATGACGACCGTGTCGACATCGAGAACGCGGGTATCGGTCACCTTGCCGTCGGAGTCGCGGAACGACAGGTGCAGCCCGGCGTCGTCGATCTTGTCGTAGGTGGCGCCGAGGATCTGTTCTACGCCCTTCATCTTCACGCTCGCGCGGTGAACCCAGCCGGTCGTCTTGCCGAGGCCTTTGCCCATGCGCGAGGTCTTGCGCTGGACCATGTACACCTGCCGGGCGGCCGGGGCCGGTCGCGGCGTGGTGACGAATCCGGGGACCTCCGGATCGTCGTCCACGCCCCATTCCTGCTCCCACTCCTTGAGGTGGAGCGTGGGGGAGACGTCGGTGGTGAGGAACTCGGCGACGTCGAAGCCGATGCCGCCCGCACCGACGACGGCGACGGTGTTCCCGAGCTCGCGATCGCCGAGCACGCACTCGGCGTAGCTCATGACCTTCGGGTGGTCGATGCCCTCGATATTCGGCATGCGCGGGGTGACTCCCGTCGCGACTACGACATGGTCGTAGCCCTGGGAGATGAGTTCGTCCGCCGTCACTCTGGTGCCTAGTCGCACGTCCACGCCGAGCCGGTCGAGCTGGGTGGTGAAGTAGCGGATGGTCTCGGAGAACTCTTCCTTTCCGGGGATACGCGCGGCGATGGAGAACTGGCCGCCGATCGAGGAGTCCGCCTCGAAAAGCGAGACGCGGTGGCCCTTCTCCGCCGCGGACACCGCGGCCGAGAGCCCGGCGGGTCCGGCGCCGACGACGGCGACCTTCTTCGCATGCCGGGTGGGGGACAACACGAGGCTGGTCTCGCGCCCCGCGCGGGGATTGACCAGGCACGAAACCTTCTTGCCTACGAAGGCGTGGTCGAGGCACGCCTGGTTGCAGCCGATGCACGTGTTGATCTCGTCCGCGCGCCCCTCGGCAGCCTTGGCCATGAACTGTGAATCGGCGAGCAGTGGCCGCGCCATCGACACCGCGTCGACCTGCCCGCGCTCGAGTACCTCCTCGGCGACTTCGGGTGTGTTGATGCGGTTGGAGGCGATGAGCGGGATCGAAACCTCCTCGCGCAGGCGCTCGGTGAACTTGACGAACGCTGCGCGCGGCACCGACGTGACGATGGTCGGGACCTTCGCCTCGTGCCAACCGATATCGGTGTTGATCGCGTCGACGCCATGCGCCTCGGCGGCACGCGCGAGCTGCGTGATCTCGTCCCACGTCTGCCCGCCGGCGACGAAATCGGCGATCGACTGGCGCAGAATCACCGGGTAGTCGGAGCTCACCCGGGCGCGGATGGAGTCGATGACTTCGAGGAGGAAACGCTGCCGGTTCTCCGTCGACCCGCCCCACTTATCGGTGCGATCGTTGGTGTGCGGGCAGAGGAACTGGTTGATGAGGTAGCCCTCGCCGCCCATGATCTCGATCGCGTCGTATCCCGCCTCCTGCGCGCGCTCGGCGGCCTTGCCGTACGAGGCGATGACGTGGCGGATCATCCGCTCGGACATGCGCAGGTGCTTGAACGGGTGGATCGGCGACGGCTCGGTCCCGGGAGCCACCTTGAGCGGGGTTACACCGTAGCGGCCGGCGTGCAGGATCTGCATGCACACCAGCCCTCCGGCCTCGTGCACCTTCTTCGTCACGCGGCGGTGGTGGATGACGTCGAGCTTGCCTGTCATCTTGGCGCCGAACGGCAGCAGCTGTCCTGTCCTGCTCGGCGCCACGCCGCCGGTGACGATTAGGCCGATTCCCCCGCGCGCACGTTCGGCGTAGAAGTCGCCGAGCTTGTCGGCATTCCACACGTGATCTTCGTATCCGGTGTGCATCGATCCCATGACCGAGCGGTTCGGCAGGGTCATCGAGTTGATCCGCAGCGGCTCGAAGAGGTGGGGATAGTGGGCGTTCGACATGAGATTTCTCCTGGGGGGGCAGGTCGAGAAGGAGTGTGGTCGGTCGGTGGGCGGTGGTTACTCGGCGGGAGCCGGGTCAAGGAGTTCGCCTTCGAGCGCATCGATGACCTCGGTGCACCAGTCGACGAAGAACGTCTCCACGCCGATCCCGCCGCGCAGGACGAGGTATTGGTGGAGCTTGCGTCCGGTGCGCGTGGTCTCGGGAGGGAACTGTTCCGCGGCGAAGGTGTGGAACAGCTCGAGGCGGGAACGGTGGAGCTCGCGATGGTGTTCGATCTCGGCGATGAGTCGTGGTAGGTCGGCGTGTTCGGCCGCGCGGATCTTGACCCCGAGATCGTCTCGCAGGGTCTGGATCGGCGTGGGCGTGACGACCCACTCGCGCAGGAACTCTTGCCCAGCGGCGGAGAGCGAGTACACCTTCTTGTCCGGCCGTCCGTCCTGGGTGACTGACTCGCAGTCAACGAGGCCGTCCTCGGCCAGGCGGCCGAGGGTGCGGTAGATCTGCTGATGTGTCGCGGACCAGAAGTGCCCTATCGACGTGCTGAACTGCCGGCCCAGCTCGTAGCCGGTGCCGGCGCGCTCTGCGAGCGACACGAGAATCGCGTGTTCCAACGCCATGGGCAGCACATTACGACGCGCCGAATCCATATGCAACGAAGTTATGTGCAACAAGGTGCATAAGGGGGTAAGGGGGATCCGAGCTCCGCCGTCATACGCGCAAAAGCGGCGGAACCAGCGTGAGTCGAAGTCTGGGGTGGCCGTGCTGCGCGCTTGTAGCTTTGGCCGGACGGTACAGCGGTAGGAGGACCCAGAACATGACTCGTGAATTACACCTCGGTGGATTTCAGATCGCCTCGCACGTTGCGCATTCGCACGCGGCGTGGCGGGACCCGGAGTCCGATCTCGAATTTCTCGACGCGAGGCATTGGACACGAATCGGGCGCACCCTGGAACGGGGGAAATTCGACTTCGTCTTCTTCGCGGATCTTCTGGCCGTGCCCACCAACTATGGCGGCGACGAACGCGAAGCCCTTCGGAGAGGTACTCAAGCGAGCGCCACGCTGGAACCTTCCGTCGTCGCGGCGACGATAGCGGGGGCGACCGAGCGCCTCGGCATCGCGCTGACCAAGAGCACCACGTACTTCCATCCCTTCGACCTCGCCCGGCTGTTCTCGAGCCTCGACCACCTGTCCGCAGGGCGCGCTGGGTGGAATATCGTCACCTCGCTGAGCCGGGCGGAGGCCCAGAACTTCGGGCAGGACCTCGCCCTCGACCACGACTCGCGGTACGAACGCGCGGAGGAGTTCGTCTCCGCCTTCGTGCAGCTGGTCGAGAGTTGGGATCCTGACGCGCTGGTTCTGGACAAGGGCTCCGGCGTCTTCGCCGATCCGGACAAGGTGCACGCGATCTTCCACGAGGGCAAGTACTTCCGTTCTCGCGGGCCACTTCCCACCCCGCGCTCCCCGCAGGGGCGACCCGTCCTGATCCAAGCGGGATCCTCGGCCACCGGAAGGAAGTTCGCGTCCAGGTGGGCCGATGCAATCTTCGAGATCGATCCGACCGCCGAGGGGCGCAGGGCGTACTACGGCGACGTGAAGTCCTTGGTCAGCGATGCCGGGAGGGACCCCGACGGGGTGAAGGTTCTCCCGTCGTTTATCCCGTTCGTCGGCCGATCTAGAGCCGAGGCCGAGGAGAAGCAGGCGCGCCACAACGAGAACGCCGATCCCATCTCCGGTCTGCTGACGCTGTCGGTGCACACCGACCACGACTTCTCCGTGTACGACCTGGACGCACCGATTGAAGATATCGAGGTCTCGGGAACCCGTGGGCTGTTCGAGGTGGCGCGCGGACTGAGCCAACGGGACGACCTCAGCCTGCGGGAGATCGGGAAGCTCTACGCCCAGGGCGTGCTGCTACCGCAGTTCGTCGGTACTGCAGCGGACATCGCGGACCAGATCGAGGACGGATTCCACAGCGGCGAGGCCGACGGCTACATCTTGTCCGCCGCGCAAACACCAGGAACTTTCGACGACTTCGTCGACCACGTAGTACCCGAGCTGCAACGCCGGAATCTCTTCCGACGCGAATATCGCGGTGCGACGTTGCGTGAGCACCTCGGGCTCGAGCCGGCACACGATCTGGCTCCAGCGCGCTAGAACACCACCCCATCCATCAACAAGACGGAAGCAAGGAGATCTACTGTGACCGGAATTGCCGTCGTTGCCGGAAACCCCAAGGCCGCCAGTCGCACCCTGGCGGCGGCGAGGCACCTGGCCTCCGAGCTCGCGGGCGAGCCCGATCTCGTCGTTGACCTGGCATCGCTGGGGGCGGATCTGCTGGATTGGCACAGCGAGACGGTGGGGGCTCTCGTGGAGGAAATCGGCCGCTCCGATCTCGTGATTGTCGCGAGCCCGACCTACAAGGGGGCCTACACCGGACTGCTCAAACTGTTTCTCGACCGCTTTCCCGGCGGTACCGGTCTCAACGGACTGGCCGTTCCGCTCATGCTCGGCGGCGGGCCGGCACACGCGCTGGCCCCCGAACTGGTCTTGCGGCCCGTGCTCACCGAACTCGGCGCCACGGTGCCCGGGCGCGGACTGTTTGTCATCGACTCGGAGTTCGACGATCCCGGTGCGTATACCGAATGGTTGACGGCGACGGCGCCGATCATCCATGCCCATCTGGGGCACAAGGGGTGACGCTCGTTCGATAGTCCGCCGGAGTTCAAGGGACGTTAACCCTCGCGCCACTGAGGTGTCGCAGTGGCTACATACTCTCGCGAGTCGGAACTGAACATCGACCGAACGAGAAAGAGGCTGCCCCCTCATGCTCCCCATCGGACAGAATCTCCTTGCGAAAATGGATTTTCGCTCGAGCCGCTCCCACCGGACGTGCGTCTACAAATGTGGCGACGCGTGCGCGAAACCCGTGCGCAATACATCGGACAATCCCTATTTTCGCGATGTGATCCAGCGCGAATTCGACCGGCGCACGGTGCTGCGGGGAGTCGGCGCGGCGACGGTGGTCGTCGGCGGAACGAGCATGCTCGCAGCCTGCGGACAGGACGATTCGGGATCGACGGCGGGAGCATCTTCGTCGTCGGCAGCCGAGTCCGCGCCCGAGCCTCCCGCCGGTCTGCGCTTCGACATGGTCGCCCCGAATACCGAGGACAAGGTGATCACCCCGGAGGGCTACGAGAACGATGTGGTGATCCGTTGGGGTGATCCCGTCGTCGACGGTGCGCCGGAGTGGACCATCGACGGGCAGACTCCGGAGGACGCCGAGAAACAGTTCGGGTTCAATTGCGATTTCGCGGCGCTGTTGCCCATCGAGGGGTCGGACAAGCGCTTCCTGCTCGTGAGCAACCATGAGTACACCACGCCGCAGCAGATGTTCCCCGGATACGATGCCGATAACCCCAGCGAAGATCACGTGAAGATCGAATGGGCCAACCACGGTCTGTCGATCGTCGAGGTCGAGGGGAACGATTCCGACGGACGCCTAAAGCCGGTCATGGGCGAGTACAACCGCCGCATCACCGCGACGACGGAGTTTCGGGTCACCGGCCCCGCCGCCGGTTCGGATCTGCTCAAGACCAGCGAGGACGAGTCGGGAACCAAGGTGCTCGGAACGCTGAACAACTGCGCCGGCTCGGTGACCCCTTGGGGCACGATCCTTTCGGGCGAGGAAAACGTCGACCAGTACTTCGCAGGCGGCGACCGCGTGCCCGATGACGAGGACCGCGAGCGCTTCGCCCGCTATGGCATGGAGGACGACGAGACCGCCCGTAAGTGGGAACGCTTCGACAAGCGTTTCGACATCTCCGAGGAGCCGAACGAGGCACACCGCTTCAACTGGGTCGTCGAGATCGATCCGTGGGATCCGAAGTCGACTCCCGTCAAGCACACTGCGCTCGGTCGTTTCAAGCACGAGGCCGCCGCCATCCATGTGGCGGACGATGGGACGATCGTGGCGTACTCCGGCGATGATTCCCGTTTCGAGTACATCTACAAGTTCGTCTCCTCGAAGAAGGTCGTCGAGGGTGACGACGCCGACGCGCGCCGCGAGAACATGAAGGCCCTCGACGAGGGCGTGCTCTATGTCGCGACTTTCGAGGGCAACTCGGACGACTTCGAGGAGAACACGCTCCCCGAGGACGGCGCCTTCGACGGAACCGGACGCTGGAGCAAGCTCGCCACATGCAAAGCCGACGGCTCGGTCGAATCCCACGTCGACGGGATGAGCGGGGAAGAGGTGCTTGTGTTCACTCGCTTCGCTGCGGACGAGGCCGGCGCGACGAAGATGGACCGTCCCGAGGACGTCGAGGCGCACCCCGAGACCGGCAAGGTATACGCCGCGCTGACGAACAACGAGTACCGCGGGGCCGGGCGCCCGGGCAAGGACGACGAGCCGGCGATGGAATACGCGCCGGTCAAGGAGAACAAGAACGGCTACGTGCTGGAAATGGACGACGACACCGCAGGGGAGGAGTTCACCTGGAACCTCCTGCTCGTCTGCGGTGACCCGGAATCCGCCGAGACTTACTTCGGCGGATTCGACAAGTCATCCGTATCGCCGATTTCGTGCCCGGACAATCTCGCGTTCGACAGCTTCGGCAACCTCTGGGTCTCCACCGACGGTAACGCGCTGGAGTCGAACGACGGACTGTTCGCCGTGTCCCTCGAGGGAGACACACGCGGACTGACCAAGCAGTTCCTCACCGTCCCTGTCGGTGCGGAAACGTGCGGGCCTGTGGTCACCGAGAGCCGGGTCATCGTCAACGTCCAGCACCCGGGTGAGGACGACGAGGCCACCGTGGAGACGGGCACCTCGCATTGGCCCGAGGGCGGCGACTCGCTCGCGCGCCCGTCCACGGTCGTGGCCTGGCGCAGCGACGGCGGCTCGATCGGCGAATAAGCACGGGGGCGTGCGGCAGGCCCGGGCGGGCCGGCACGTCCGACGTCATAAATCAAAAAGCCGGGCCCCTACCGCGAAGATTGCGGTAGGGGCCCGACCTTATGAGCTGGTGACGAGCTTATTAGCAGTCGTAGTAGAGCTCGAACTCGTGGGGGTGCGGACGCAGACGGACCGGATCCAGCTCGTTCTCGCGCTTGTACTTGATCCAGGTCTCGATGAGATCCTCGGTGAACACGCCGCCCTCGGTGAGGTAATCGTGATCGCTCTCGAGACGGTCGATGACGGCGTCGAGCGTGGTCGGAGCCTGCGGGATGTCTGCGGCCTCCTCCGGGGGAAGCTCGTAGAGGTCCTTGTCGACCGGTTCGGCGGGCTCGATCTTGTTGCGCACGCCGTCGATGCCGGCCATGAACATGGCGGCGAAAGCCAGATACGGGTTACCCGACGGGTCGGGGCAACGGAACTCGATTCGCTTGGCCTTCGGGTTGTTACCCGTGATGGGGATGCGCACACAGGCCGAGCGGTTGCGCTGCGAGTACACCAGGTTGATCGGCGCCTCGTAGCCCTTGACCAGGCGGTGGTACGAGTTGATCGTCGGGTTCGTGAACGCGAGCAGCGACGGGGCGTGATGCAGGATGCCGCCGATGTAGTGGCGCGCGATATCCGACAGGCCCGCGTAGCCGGCCTCGTCGTGGAACAGCGGCTTGCCGTCCTTCCACAGCGACTGGTGGCAGTGCATGCCCGAACCGTTGTCGCCGAAGAGAGGCTTCGGCATGAAGGTCACGGACTTGCCGGCCTTCCATGCAGTGTTCTTGATGATGTACTTGAACAGCTGCAGCTCGTCAGCCGACTTGGTCAGCGTATTGAACTTGTAGTTGATCTCCTGCTGGCCACCCGTGCCGACCTCGTGGTGGGCGCGCTCGAGCTCGAAGCCGGCCCCGGCGAGGTTGAGGGACATCTCATCGCGGAGGTCCTGGTAGTGGTCGTACGGCGCGACGGGGAAGTAGCCACCCTTCTCACGCACCTTGTAGCCAAGGTTCGGCGAACCGTCCGGGTTGACCGGGTTGCCGCGGTTCCACCAGCCCGACACCGACTCGAGTTCGTAGAACGCGGAGTTCGTGTTGGTCTCGTAGGCGACCGAATCGAAGATGTAGAACTCGGCCTCGGGGCCGAAGTTCACCGTGTCGGCGATGCCGGTCGAGATGAGGTATTCCTCTGCCTTGGCGGCGACGTTACGCGGATCGCGGGAATAAGCTTCGCGAGTGAACGGGTCGTGGACCGAGCAGACGATGTTGAGCGTCTTGTGGATGCGGAAGGGATCGATCTGAGCGGTCGACGGATCCGGGAGGAGGATCATGTCCGACTCGTCGATGGATTGGAATCCGCGGATGGACGAGCCGTCGAAGGCCAGTCCCTCTTCGAAAACATCCTCGTCGAATTGATCTGCCGTGATCGAGAAGTGCTGCTGCACACCCGGCAGGTCGGTGAAACGGATGTCGACGAACTCGACACCTTCGCTCTTGACGTACTCGATTACCTCTGCGGGGCTATTGAATCCCACGATGCGGTTCTCCTTCGTAACTACGCCTGATGGCCGGTGCCATCGGCTGTGTACTCCATTAAGGATAGAGAACCGGTGTTGCCCGGCCATCACTGCCATGTTTCGTCGGTGTTAACCGGAGAGTAGTTTTGCGGGTGTTTTCGCTGGATTTGGCGGGCGCAAATTACGTTGGAAGTGCCCAAACACTTAGAGTAGGGCGCATGCGAAAGGTAACGGGTTCGTGGCTTTCCGGGCCGCAGGCGGCTCTGGATGATTCTCACAGCAAGTTCGCGGGCGAAAAACTCGGGGCGACCGAGCAGGGGCCGGGATCGATCGCGACTCTGGGCCGTCGGGTCGGCGCGCTGGTCATCGACTGGCTCATCGTAATGCTTCCGACGTACTCGATGCTCGGCTACGACGGTCGATGGTTCCTCGGCGGGGCATCGACGACGACGCTGATCATCTGGGCCCTGATATCCGTGGCCTCGGTGTGGGCGTTCTCTCTGACGCCCGGAATGGCAGCCACAGGGCTCGCCGTCGCGCGTGTAGATGCAGATTCGCCAGTCGGATTGTGGCGCTCCTGTGTCCGCACGCTACTGACCGTGTGCGTGTTCCCGGCTTTGTTCCAGGACGAAGATCTGCGAGGAATGCACGACCGCGCTACCGGAACCGCGGTCGTTCGCAGTCGGTAACGCGGTCGCGTCTAGGCCAGCGGGGCAGGCTGCTATTTGCCGCCCTTGCGACGTGCGGTGCGATTGACGCTGCGCACCTTCGCGCCCTGCGGCATGGGGCCCTTCGGCATCGACGCCTGCATCCCTGATTTCGCGTTGAGCGAATTGAGACGGGTGTCGAGCGCGTCGATCTTGTCCCGCGAGATGTTCATCGGGTAGCGGGTGAGACGGCGGTTGAGCTTGGACAGTTCCACCTGCTCCGGTGTTGCCTTCGCG
It encodes the following:
- a CDS encoding RDD family protein; protein product: MRKVTGSWLSGPQAALDDSHSKFAGEKLGATEQGPGSIATLGRRVGALVIDWLIVMLPTYSMLGYDGRWFLGGASTTTLIIWALISVASVWAFSLTPGMAATGLAVARVDADSPVGLWRSCVRTLLTVCVFPALFQDEDLRGMHDRATGTAVVRSR
- the glnA gene encoding type I glutamate--ammonia ligase, which gives rise to MGFNSPAEVIEYVKSEGVEFVDIRFTDLPGVQQHFSITADQFDEDVFEEGLAFDGSSIRGFQSIDESDMILLPDPSTAQIDPFRIHKTLNIVCSVHDPFTREAYSRDPRNVAAKAEEYLISTGIADTVNFGPEAEFYIFDSVAYETNTNSAFYELESVSGWWNRGNPVNPDGSPNLGYKVREKGGYFPVAPYDHYQDLRDEMSLNLAGAGFELERAHHEVGTGGQQEINYKFNTLTKSADELQLFKYIIKNTAWKAGKSVTFMPKPLFGDNGSGMHCHQSLWKDGKPLFHDEAGYAGLSDIARHYIGGILHHAPSLLAFTNPTINSYHRLVKGYEAPINLVYSQRNRSACVRIPITGNNPKAKRIEFRCPDPSGNPYLAFAAMFMAGIDGVRNKIEPAEPVDKDLYELPPEEAADIPQAPTTLDAVIDRLESDHDYLTEGGVFTEDLIETWIKYKRENELDPVRLRPHPHEFELYYDC
- a CDS encoding NADPH-dependent FMN reductase — encoded protein: MTGIAVVAGNPKAASRTLAAARHLASELAGEPDLVVDLASLGADLLDWHSETVGALVEEIGRSDLVIVASPTYKGAYTGLLKLFLDRFPGGTGLNGLAVPLMLGGGPAHALAPELVLRPVLTELGATVPGRGLFVIDSEFDDPGAYTEWLTATAPIIHAHLGHKG
- a CDS encoding LLM class flavin-dependent oxidoreductase, producing the protein MTRELHLGGFQIASHVAHSHAAWRDPESDLEFLDARHWTRIGRTLERGKFDFVFFADLLAVPTNYGGDEREALRRGTQASATLEPSVVAATIAGATERLGIALTKSTTYFHPFDLARLFSSLDHLSAGRAGWNIVTSLSRAEAQNFGQDLALDHDSRYERAEEFVSAFVQLVESWDPDALVLDKGSGVFADPDKVHAIFHEGKYFRSRGPLPTPRSPQGRPVLIQAGSSATGRKFASRWADAIFEIDPTAEGRRAYYGDVKSLVSDAGRDPDGVKVLPSFIPFVGRSRAEAEEKQARHNENADPISGLLTLSVHTDHDFSVYDLDAPIEDIEVSGTRGLFEVARGLSQRDDLSLREIGKLYAQGVLLPQFVGTAADIADQIEDGFHSGEADGYILSAAQTPGTFDDFVDHVVPELQRRNLFRREYRGATLREHLGLEPAHDLAPAR
- a CDS encoding PhoX family protein, with amino-acid sequence MLPIGQNLLAKMDFRSSRSHRTCVYKCGDACAKPVRNTSDNPYFRDVIQREFDRRTVLRGVGAATVVVGGTSMLAACGQDDSGSTAGASSSSAAESAPEPPAGLRFDMVAPNTEDKVITPEGYENDVVIRWGDPVVDGAPEWTIDGQTPEDAEKQFGFNCDFAALLPIEGSDKRFLLVSNHEYTTPQQMFPGYDADNPSEDHVKIEWANHGLSIVEVEGNDSDGRLKPVMGEYNRRITATTEFRVTGPAAGSDLLKTSEDESGTKVLGTLNNCAGSVTPWGTILSGEENVDQYFAGGDRVPDDEDRERFARYGMEDDETARKWERFDKRFDISEEPNEAHRFNWVVEIDPWDPKSTPVKHTALGRFKHEAAAIHVADDGTIVAYSGDDSRFEYIYKFVSSKKVVEGDDADARRENMKALDEGVLYVATFEGNSDDFEENTLPEDGAFDGTGRWSKLATCKADGSVESHVDGMSGEEVLVFTRFAADEAGATKMDRPEDVEAHPETGKVYAALTNNEYRGAGRPGKDDEPAMEYAPVKENKNGYVLEMDDDTAGEEFTWNLLLVCGDPESAETYFGGFDKSSVSPISCPDNLAFDSFGNLWVSTDGNALESNDGLFAVSLEGDTRGLTKQFLTVPVGAETCGPVVTESRVIVNVQHPGEDDEATVETGTSHWPEGGDSLARPSTVVAWRSDGGSIGE